Proteins co-encoded in one Chitinophagales bacterium genomic window:
- a CDS encoding PLAT/LH2 domain-containing protein, translating to MKQSQFFKSFLITFLAVSMYFNTCMAQVTCYADSNYQGHKIDLPAGEYAKMGKFKTPSPWQQVSANDQISSIQIPRGWQVYAYDGDNFKGKQIILTEDVPNLNNLGFNDKISSIKILRINSSNQINNNQTLKYQNNKHGKEKSSTRQNNSEITSRPKTRWGNANQSSNSTPKPTSAYIERIETFTPYAIPHLCPKHVGGDREFGGNGPNVNAFARLQLSNDKKRVEAVLYLHAKETKSDWTEARQTWTETIWTAPSGFVITDILSSAESKVSYTDTDHDIDHPDIKGGNLVRIFEIMGDTNGNDVGNCTSDDVYMDVYFNKVSVKIKSISPMPSQTSTPDNGGYTLESVVQKIDLEEIPIYSLQIRTKTGTVKDAETDARIYARLNGKDGIYYYDNGGNDREKGKTDTYYNLSPNIKTIKDIQYLEIATEDTDGWCLQQIELIVNGEVMFDKSYGTCTWIDKNDGHPDKIVIQGSELRNSSYWKNANKSSLAKPVTMISRKTIEQMIEAAVGHNNTNTKLEWGDLSGNRYVEAKYKTDNTLSIDLDLDYNIDIGSVDLNNPEVDVDFDLVCNCENGQIVMEVKDLKSEAPSAYGKLIGFTIGKLSGWLGDGISSMISLDFKPGDMKDPKIVAFYNNTCTNIQVDSSGNIHLK from the coding sequence ATGAAACAATCACAATTTTTCAAATCCTTTTTGATTACTTTTTTAGCTGTATCTATGTATTTCAATACCTGTATGGCTCAGGTTACCTGTTATGCCGATTCAAATTACCAAGGACATAAAATTGATTTACCGGCAGGAGAATATGCCAAAATGGGAAAATTTAAAACACCTTCACCTTGGCAGCAAGTGTCTGCCAACGACCAAATATCATCGATTCAAATACCCCGTGGTTGGCAGGTGTATGCCTATGATGGTGATAATTTCAAGGGAAAGCAAATCATTCTAACTGAAGATGTTCCAAACTTGAATAATTTGGGATTTAATGATAAAATTTCTTCAATCAAGATTTTACGGATTAATTCTTCAAATCAAATAAATAATAACCAGACACTAAAATATCAGAATAATAAACATGGAAAAGAAAAATCCTCTACTCGTCAGAATAACTCAGAAATTACAAGTCGACCAAAAACAAGATGGGGAAACGCTAATCAAAGTTCCAATTCTACACCTAAACCTACCTCTGCCTATATAGAGCGCATCGAAACTTTCACTCCATATGCGATTCCCCACTTATGTCCTAAACATGTAGGAGGCGATAGAGAGTTTGGGGGTAATGGACCAAATGTTAATGCTTTTGCTCGTTTACAACTGAGCAACGATAAAAAGAGAGTAGAAGCCGTATTGTACTTACATGCAAAAGAAACCAAAAGTGATTGGACAGAAGCCCGCCAAACTTGGACAGAGACAATTTGGACAGCCCCTTCTGGATTCGTTATCACCGACATTCTTTCTAGCGCAGAATCGAAGGTTTCTTACACCGACACCGATCATGATATTGACCATCCAGACATCAAAGGAGGAAATTTGGTGCGAATATTTGAAATAATGGGAGATACTAACGGGAATGATGTGGGAAACTGTACTTCAGATGACGTATATATGGATGTATATTTCAATAAGGTAAGTGTGAAAATAAAATCTATTTCTCCAATGCCTTCCCAAACCTCAACACCAGATAATGGCGGCTATACCTTAGAGTCTGTGGTACAAAAAATTGACTTAGAAGAAATTCCCATATACAGCCTTCAAATCCGTACCAAAACTGGCACAGTCAAAGATGCTGAAACAGACGCAAGGATATATGCCAGATTGAATGGAAAAGATGGAATCTATTATTACGACAATGGTGGAAATGATAGAGAAAAAGGAAAAACCGACACCTATTACAATCTAAGTCCTAATATTAAAACCATCAAAGATATTCAATACCTTGAAATTGCCACAGAAGATACAGATGGCTGGTGTTTGCAACAAATCGAATTGATTGTAAATGGCGAAGTTATGTTTGACAAATCTTATGGTACTTGCACTTGGATAGATAAGAATGATGGTCACCCAGATAAAATTGTAATTCAAGGAAGTGAATTGAGGAATAGTTCCTATTGGAAGAATGCAAACAAATCATCACTCGCAAAACCTGTCACCATGATTAGTAGAAAAACAATAGAACAGATGATTGAAGCTGCAGTAGGACACAACAACACAAATACCAAGCTAGAATGGGGGGATTTGTCTGGTAATCGGTATGTTGAAGCCAAGTACAAAACCGACAATACACTCAGCATTGATTTGGACTTGGACTACAATATTGATATAGGTTCTGTTGATTTAAACAATCCTGAAGTGGATGTGGATTTTGATTTGGTCTGTAATTGCGAGAATGGGCAGATTGTAATGGAAGTCAAAGACTTAAAGTCGGAAGCTCCTAGCGCTTATGGTAAACTAATTGGTTTTACCATAGGAAAATTGTCTGGTTGGTTGGGCGACGGGATATCTAGTATGATTAGCTTGGATTTTAAACCTGGAGACATGAAAGATCCCAAAATCGTAGCTTTTTATAACAATACTTGCACAAATATTCAAGTAGATAGTTCAGGAAATATTCATTTAAAATAA
- a CDS encoding CHAT domain-containing tetratricopeptide repeat protein translates to MNQRERLKSAEKKVIEAEKLQSATQFKAANDLLKEAAKIYQANGIVEKEQLLYNSIAVNAIHLANYEEALSYLNKALDLGLEKLGLHHVQVGETYGHFGKCYRLNGDIQKALGYNQKALNIFIVFEQKTNISIAKVYIENGSCYEFLGDYKTSMTFYEKGLQLLLQELGGSHPHVGGVYMNMGNSYSLMGNQQQALKVYQKALVIFKNKFGEAYSEISTIYNNIGIIYWSNGDHNQALSYYYKALDICVAIFGENHPEVGRTYANMGIAYEALNQYATALSYHQKGLEIYQSIFGENHPNLIGFYWNMAVCYMEQKNYEQTLVLYNKVLTTLLPLLGSFHQDIAAIYHNMSEIYMRKTNYDKALKLQKKALKSLPAYLIDNHPVSAQCYLSMGLCYGKIGKLKKALYSYQKGLQSLSYDFEEMNVYQNPTSYDVQDTQGFLQLLSGKARTFYHAFLQNQKPKYLQASFDTYLLAIQLISQIRNSYKAEDSKLFLAEKVAGIFEGFLEATWELVQKIEGVEMIDYYLRQVFSFSEQSKAVLLLSNIRDSEAKIATNIPEKIRQKEYDLRIELSFIDKQIAEEQNNLSPKDKEEAEKSKKRLRILQAQHFDYNQEYENLIEKLEITYPKYFQLKYSTTITNVEEIQVYLLKQTQTTALIEYFVGEKDVYIFCITPDNYQVEKIKKPSVLEEWIVEFQEALNMADLVDFVALGNKLYELLLCPIEKTIEGIERLIFIRDDVLNYLPFEGLLKNDSKASSTTTSHFADLPYLLRHFEIMYHYSATLLLYHSELNKTATTTTKASFVGFAPVTFDGSESIELAIESVEGRTTVLRSNKQGEWALKVLPNTENEVKNIYELFELQQLPAKAFLYSAASKKNLIEFASHGKFLLIATHGFIHEQSTNLSGIYLANIKDAENNIAENNFLLTISESYQLQLQNTDLVVLSSCSSGVGKLQKGEGMMAMNRSFLYAGAKNIIFTQFDIPDQSSSLLVMKLFELVLKGESYASALRKAKLYLINQVNKQPRDWLAYCLIGN, encoded by the coding sequence ATGAACCAACGAGAAAGATTGAAATCTGCAGAAAAGAAAGTAATTGAAGCTGAAAAACTACAATCCGCTACCCAATTCAAAGCGGCTAATGATTTACTGAAAGAAGCTGCGAAAATATATCAAGCCAATGGGATAGTAGAGAAAGAGCAATTACTATACAATTCCATTGCAGTCAATGCAATTCATCTGGCAAACTATGAAGAAGCCCTTTCTTATTTGAACAAAGCATTGGATTTGGGACTCGAAAAATTGGGACTACACCATGTTCAAGTTGGAGAAACTTATGGTCATTTTGGAAAATGCTACCGATTAAATGGAGATATACAAAAAGCTTTGGGGTACAATCAAAAAGCACTGAACATTTTTATAGTTTTTGAACAAAAGACAAATATCTCTATTGCAAAAGTTTACATCGAAAATGGAAGTTGTTATGAATTTTTAGGAGATTATAAAACTTCAATGACATTTTACGAAAAAGGGCTTCAATTATTACTGCAAGAATTAGGAGGCTCCCATCCTCATGTGGGTGGTGTGTATATGAATATGGGAAATAGTTACAGTTTAATGGGCAATCAACAACAAGCATTGAAGGTCTATCAAAAAGCATTGGTGATATTTAAAAATAAATTTGGGGAAGCCTACTCCGAAATTTCTACAATTTACAACAACATCGGTATCATCTATTGGTCTAATGGAGACCATAATCAAGCTTTATCTTATTACTACAAAGCATTGGACATTTGCGTAGCCATCTTTGGAGAGAATCACCCCGAAGTAGGAAGAACGTATGCAAATATGGGTATTGCTTATGAAGCATTGAATCAGTATGCGACTGCATTATCATATCACCAAAAGGGTTTGGAGATTTACCAATCAATATTTGGAGAAAACCACCCCAATCTTATAGGGTTTTATTGGAATATGGCGGTCTGCTATATGGAGCAAAAAAATTATGAACAAACACTGGTACTTTACAATAAGGTTCTAACGACTTTACTGCCTTTACTTGGTTCGTTCCACCAAGACATCGCTGCAATTTATCACAATATGAGCGAAATTTATATGAGAAAGACCAATTATGATAAGGCTCTGAAACTTCAAAAAAAAGCATTGAAATCTTTACCTGCATACTTAATTGACAATCATCCTGTCAGCGCACAGTGCTACCTCAGTATGGGCCTCTGTTATGGTAAAATTGGAAAGTTGAAAAAAGCTCTGTACTCCTATCAGAAAGGGCTACAATCCTTATCCTATGATTTTGAAGAAATGAATGTTTACCAAAATCCCACTTCCTATGATGTACAAGATACACAGGGTTTTTTGCAGTTATTAAGCGGAAAAGCACGCACATTTTACCATGCGTTTCTTCAAAATCAAAAACCGAAATACCTTCAAGCCTCTTTTGACACGTATCTCTTGGCCATCCAGCTAATTTCTCAGATTCGCAATAGTTACAAGGCAGAAGATAGCAAGCTTTTTTTAGCCGAAAAAGTGGCAGGTATATTTGAAGGATTCTTAGAAGCTACATGGGAGTTAGTCCAAAAAATTGAAGGGGTTGAAATGATAGATTATTATTTACGTCAAGTGTTTTCTTTCTCCGAACAATCCAAAGCTGTTTTGTTACTCTCCAATATCAGAGATAGTGAAGCCAAAATAGCTACCAACATTCCTGAAAAAATTCGACAAAAAGAGTATGATTTGAGAATAGAGCTTAGTTTTATCGATAAACAAATTGCCGAAGAACAAAACAATCTAAGCCCAAAAGATAAAGAAGAAGCCGAAAAAAGTAAAAAACGCCTCAGAATATTACAAGCTCAACACTTTGACTACAACCAAGAATATGAAAATCTGATTGAAAAACTTGAAATAACGTACCCAAAGTATTTTCAACTCAAATATAGCACTACTATAACGAATGTAGAAGAAATTCAAGTGTATTTGTTAAAACAAACTCAAACTACTGCTCTAATAGAATATTTTGTTGGAGAAAAAGATGTGTATATTTTTTGCATCACTCCTGATAATTATCAGGTTGAGAAAATCAAAAAACCATCTGTATTGGAAGAATGGATAGTAGAATTTCAAGAGGCATTGAATATGGCTGATTTGGTAGATTTTGTGGCATTAGGTAATAAATTATATGAACTGCTATTGTGTCCAATAGAAAAAACAATAGAAGGCATTGAGCGACTTATATTTATTAGGGATGATGTTTTGAATTATTTGCCTTTTGAAGGGTTATTAAAAAACGATTCAAAAGCTTCCTCTACTACGACCTCACATTTTGCAGATTTACCTTATTTGTTGCGGCATTTTGAAATTATGTATCATTATTCTGCTACCCTCTTATTGTATCATTCAGAATTGAATAAAACGGCAACAACTACCACAAAAGCCTCTTTTGTTGGCTTCGCACCTGTTACATTTGATGGCTCAGAATCTATAGAGTTGGCTATAGAAAGTGTAGAAGGCCGAACTACTGTATTGCGTTCCAATAAGCAAGGGGAGTGGGCTTTGAAGGTGCTACCAAATACAGAAAATGAGGTGAAGAATATTTACGAACTTTTTGAATTGCAGCAACTTCCTGCCAAGGCTTTTTTATACAGTGCTGCGTCCAAAAAAAACTTAATAGAATTTGCGTCACACGGAAAATTCTTGTTGATTGCTACACATGGTTTTATACACGAGCAAAGTACAAATTTGTCAGGCATATATTTGGCAAATATAAAAGATGCTGAAAACAATATCGCTGAAAATAATTTCTTACTCACAATATCAGAATCCTACCAACTTCAACTTCAAAATACAGACCTGGTTGTTTTAAGTAGTTGTAGTAGCGGAGTAGGAAAATTACAAAAGGGTGAAGGAATGATGGCTATGAATCGAAGTTTTTTGTATGCAGGGGCAAAGAACATCATTTTTACCCAATTTGACATACCTGATCAATCGAGTAGTTTGTTGGTAATGAAGTTATTTGAATTGGTATTGAAGGGCGAAAGTTATGCTTCCGCATTGCGAAAGGCCAAGTTATATTTAATAAATCAGGTAAACAAGCAACCCAGAGATTGGCTAGCCTATTGTTTAATAGGAAATTAG
- the hemB gene encoding porphobilinogen synthase — translation MTRRPRRNRKNSVVRSHIRETHLSTDHLIYPLFLLDGSNKKIEIESMPNIYRYSLDNILKEVESCLQLGIKTFVLFPAVEESLKDKTATYSYQTDNFYSAAISSIKKHFPEACIMTDVAMDPYSSDGHDGLVENGQILNDETLPILVKMSIAQAAAGADIIGPSDMMDGRIGAIRKGLDANGFHNVAIMAYTAKYASAFYGPFRDALDSAPKSGDKKTYQMDPANKLEALIEAELDYEEGADYLMVKPASLYLDVIHLLKENYQVPIAAYNISGEYSMVKAAALKGWIDYDAAMSEMLLSIKRAGADVILTYFAKDYAQLKM, via the coding sequence ATGACCAGACGACCCAGACGCAATCGCAAAAACAGCGTGGTTCGCAGCCACATTCGAGAAACACACCTCAGCACAGACCATTTGATTTATCCCTTGTTTTTGTTGGATGGAAGCAACAAAAAAATAGAAATCGAATCCATGCCCAATATTTACCGCTATTCGCTCGACAATATACTGAAAGAGGTAGAAAGTTGCCTTCAATTGGGTATCAAAACCTTTGTATTGTTTCCCGCTGTGGAAGAATCCCTCAAAGATAAAACGGCTACGTATAGCTATCAAACCGATAACTTCTACTCTGCTGCAATAAGTTCCATCAAAAAACATTTTCCCGAAGCCTGCATTATGACCGATGTAGCGATGGATCCTTACAGTTCGGACGGACACGATGGTTTGGTCGAAAATGGTCAGATATTGAACGACGAAACCCTGCCAATATTGGTCAAAATGTCTATTGCACAAGCAGCGGCTGGAGCAGACATTATTGGACCTTCGGATATGATGGATGGCAGAATTGGAGCAATTCGAAAAGGATTGGATGCCAATGGTTTTCACAATGTTGCGATTATGGCTTATACGGCTAAATATGCAAGTGCTTTTTATGGGCCTTTTAGAGATGCCTTGGATTCTGCTCCCAAATCGGGCGATAAGAAAACTTACCAAATGGATCCTGCCAACAAGTTGGAAGCCTTGATTGAAGCAGAATTGGACTATGAAGAAGGGGCAGATTATTTGATGGTCAAACCTGCAAGCCTTTATTTGGATGTGATTCACTTATTGAAGGAAAATTACCAAGTACCGATTGCAGCCTACAACATTAGCGGTGAATACAGCATGGTGAAGGCGGCAGCATTGAAGGGTTGGATTGATTATGATGCGGCAATGAGTGAAATGTTGCTGAGTATCAAACGGGCAGGAGCCGATGTAATATTGACCTATTTCGCAAAGGATTATGCACAATTGAAGATGTAA
- a CDS encoding ElyC/SanA/YdcF family protein, translating to MLFWLLIAVFSIIALIFTCNKWIEHSTRNKVFDKISDIPVNKVGLLLGTTEILANGRRNLYFDFRIQAAVQLYKAKKIRYIVASGDNHTKNYDEPTAMKAALMRKGIPESAIYLDYAGFRTLDSVVRCKEIFGQQRFTIISQLFHNQRAIFIAKSQGLEAVGFNARNVAMRYGFKVMVREYLARVKAVLDVYLLRKKPKFLGEPVEVG from the coding sequence ATGCTCTTTTGGTTGCTCATTGCCGTATTTTCCATTATTGCCTTGATTTTCACCTGCAATAAATGGATAGAACACAGCACCCGCAACAAGGTTTTTGACAAAATTTCGGATATTCCCGTCAATAAAGTTGGTCTATTGTTGGGTACAACCGAAATACTCGCCAATGGTCGCCGCAACTTGTACTTCGATTTTCGCATACAGGCAGCGGTACAACTCTACAAAGCTAAGAAAATTCGATACATTGTGGCAAGTGGCGACAACCATACCAAAAACTATGACGAACCTACGGCAATGAAAGCAGCTTTGATGCGAAAGGGAATTCCCGAATCTGCGATTTACCTCGACTATGCAGGTTTTCGCACTTTGGATTCGGTGGTGCGCTGCAAGGAGATTTTTGGGCAACAGCGTTTTACCATCATTTCGCAATTGTTTCACAATCAGCGTGCTATTTTTATTGCGAAATCTCAAGGCTTGGAGGCCGTTGGCTTCAATGCCCGCAATGTGGCAATGCGTTACGGATTTAAGGTGATGGTTCGTGAATATTTGGCGAGGGTCAAGGCGGTTTTGGATGTGTATTTGCTGCGAAAAAAGCCCAAATTTTTGGGTGAACCTGTTGAAGTGGGGTAA
- a CDS encoding amidohydrolase produces the protein MLSKIKAFRKELHQNPELSGFEAHTAKRIKAFVEANHHPTKIIEEIGGNGLAVVYEFPQKGATIVIRCELDALPIEEKNTFEHRSVTQGVSHKCGHDGHIAMVAGLVFWLKEQTFQSGKIVLLFQPAEETGEGAFEVLKDERFKNLKPDYIFALHNIPGEPLNRIVIVPKNFSATVQSLTIHLMGKESHAAEPENGINPAIGMAEIILEFSKLNVNNPNDKHFAVLTPVHLNMGQKSYGISAGIGELHYTIRTWTVEVMSTLKERIYKILNQISMHQGWVYSVDWFEYFPTVQNSDTCNEFIRKAAQEKGFEVKEKAHPFKFGEDFGWFSQEYQAAMFGLGAGVNTPALHHADYDFPDEILETGMDMFKAIIEGVIQ, from the coding sequence ATGCTCTCAAAAATAAAAGCCTTTCGAAAGGAACTCCATCAAAACCCTGAATTATCGGGATTTGAAGCTCATACTGCAAAGCGCATAAAAGCCTTTGTAGAAGCAAATCATCATCCCACAAAAATCATCGAAGAGATAGGAGGTAATGGCTTGGCAGTTGTTTACGAATTTCCACAAAAAGGTGCGACCATTGTAATTCGGTGTGAACTTGATGCATTGCCCATTGAAGAAAAAAATACCTTTGAGCATCGCTCAGTAACTCAGGGAGTTTCGCACAAATGTGGTCACGACGGACATATTGCAATGGTGGCAGGCTTGGTATTTTGGCTCAAAGAGCAGACATTTCAGTCGGGAAAAATTGTTCTCTTGTTTCAGCCCGCAGAAGAAACAGGGGAAGGAGCATTTGAAGTGCTAAAAGATGAGCGGTTCAAAAACTTGAAGCCAGATTATATTTTTGCGCTTCACAATATTCCTGGCGAACCTTTGAACAGGATTGTCATTGTACCCAAAAATTTTTCAGCTACTGTTCAGAGTTTGACCATTCACCTAATGGGCAAAGAATCCCATGCTGCTGAACCTGAAAACGGCATCAATCCTGCAATTGGAATGGCAGAAATCATCCTTGAATTTTCGAAGCTCAATGTGAATAACCCAAATGACAAACACTTTGCAGTCCTTACGCCCGTTCACCTCAATATGGGGCAAAAATCGTATGGTATTTCGGCAGGAATAGGTGAGTTGCATTATACCATCCGAACATGGACGGTAGAGGTTATGAGCACATTGAAGGAAAGGATATACAAGATTTTGAATCAAATTTCTATGCATCAAGGTTGGGTATATAGTGTGGATTGGTTTGAATATTTTCCGACCGTCCAAAACAGTGATACCTGCAATGAATTTATCCGAAAAGCAGCCCAAGAGAAGGGTTTTGAAGTGAAAGAAAAAGCACATCCCTTCAAATTTGGAGAGGATTTTGGCTGGTTCTCCCAAGAGTATCAGGCTGCAATGTTTGGTTTGGGGGCGGGCGTGAATACACCTGCTTTGCACCATGCAGACTACGACTTTCCTGACGAAATACTCGAAACGGGAATGGATATGTTCAAGGCGATTATTGAAGGAGTCATCCAATAG
- a CDS encoding DM13 domain-containing protein: protein MTTSCSKDDDTITIDSSLPNGNFVSERSGSLTAQSGTPTAGTVELGKDEDNVNFLHFASNFTTELGTGTVGIYLSTSDTFMADPGSGNPDLILVGSVQGNGEQYVKINQTVPSSFTHVILWCNTASIPFGNAPLQ from the coding sequence ATGACAACCAGCTGCTCAAAAGACGATGACACCATTACCATTGATTCTTCACTTCCCAACGGCAATTTTGTGTCCGAACGATCAGGTAGTTTGACTGCTCAAAGTGGCACACCTACTGCTGGTACAGTAGAATTGGGTAAAGACGAAGACAATGTTAATTTTTTGCACTTTGCTAGTAATTTCACGACTGAATTGGGAACAGGTACTGTTGGTATCTATCTTTCTACATCAGATACGTTTATGGCTGACCCAGGGAGTGGCAATCCTGACTTGATATTGGTTGGGTCTGTACAAGGAAACGGTGAGCAGTATGTAAAAATTAATCAAACTGTACCAAGTAGTTTTACACACGTAATATTGTGGTGTAATACTGCCAGTATTCCTTTTGGGAATGCTCCCTTACAATAG
- a CDS encoding carboxypeptidase-like regulatory domain-containing protein yields MKKIAFISLLWLSISGVFAQNSEMISGIVKDKTNTGMPYANVLLKTEKDSVFVVGVAPNEEGRFSFDNIIVLLLVIL; encoded by the coding sequence ATGAAAAAAATAGCCTTTATATCTTTACTATGGCTCTCAATATCAGGAGTTTTCGCACAAAACAGTGAAATGATTTCTGGAATCGTGAAGGATAAAACCAACACAGGAATGCCGTATGCCAACGTGTTGCTAAAAACCGAAAAAGACAGTGTATTTGTGGTAGGAGTGGCCCCCAACGAAGAAGGCAGGTTTAGCTTCGACAACATTATTGTGCTGTTATTGGTGATATTGTGA
- a CDS encoding T9SS type A sorting domain-containing protein, whose translation MKKAILFIILFASIGTNTYAQYSSMLNEGSEWYHYFWFEASCNHKLSVNGDTLINGIVYKKVLNMGDLCNYPYETFVREDVNTKQVYIYYYDTIEVMIYDYSLLPGDTIKYRNYDLVLDSISNILPQYSSCGYVPELFLDNPKIFYFSYIDCNFCGNVIWVEGIGNIANPFEPEFSWTAGNLGDVLLCHYNDTGFRDFHFIFCEEPNPCEGPYVSIQELDYTRDNTFVKIYPNPSSEMVTIETDEILKNIIVYDIYGNLLQQYEIPKNNAIDISKFNNGILLIVFRTNDNAYEVKRVIKN comes from the coding sequence ATGAAAAAAGCAATCCTATTTATCATATTGTTTGCATCAATTGGTACGAATACTTATGCCCAGTATAGCTCAATGCTCAATGAGGGAAGTGAATGGTATCACTATTTCTGGTTTGAGGCAAGTTGCAATCATAAATTGTCTGTTAATGGAGATACCCTTATCAATGGAATTGTATATAAGAAGGTGTTGAATATGGGAGATTTATGTAACTATCCTTATGAAACTTTTGTCAGAGAAGATGTCAACACCAAGCAAGTTTACATCTATTATTATGATACAATTGAGGTAATGATATATGACTACTCTTTGTTGCCAGGTGATACAATCAAGTATCGTAATTATGATTTAGTGCTTGATAGTATTTCAAATATTTTACCACAATATTCAAGTTGTGGATATGTTCCCGAACTATTCTTAGACAATCCTAAAATATTTTATTTTTCTTATATTGACTGTAACTTTTGTGGCAATGTAATATGGGTTGAAGGTATCGGAAACATAGCAAATCCTTTTGAGCCAGAGTTTTCTTGGACTGCTGGTAATTTAGGAGATGTTTTACTTTGTCATTACAATGATACAGGTTTTAGAGATTTCCATTTTATCTTCTGTGAAGAACCGAATCCTTGTGAAGGACCTTATGTTTCCATACAAGAATTGGACTACACAAGAGACAATACTTTTGTCAAGATATATCCCAATCCAAGTTCAGAAATGGTAACCATTGAAACGGATGAAATCTTGAAAAATATTATTGTATATGACATTTATGGAAATTTACTTCAACAATATGAAATACCGAAAAATAATGCAATAGATATATCAAAATTTAACAATGGAATTCTACTCATTGTTTTCAGAACAAATGACAATGCATATGAAGTAAAAAGGGTAATAAAAAACTGA